Proteins from one Choloepus didactylus isolate mChoDid1 chromosome 4, mChoDid1.pri, whole genome shotgun sequence genomic window:
- the LOC119532014 gene encoding mitogen-activated protein kinase 6: MAEKFESLMNIHGFDLGSRYMDLKPLGCGGNGLVFSAVDNDCDKRVAIKKIVLTDPQSVKHALREIKIIRRLDHDNIVKVFEILGPSGSQLTDDVGSLTELNSVYIVQEYMETDLANVLEQGPLLEEHARLFMYQLLRGLKYIHSANVLHRDLKPANLFINTEDLVLKIGDFGLARIMDPHYSHKGHLSEGLVTKWYRSPRLLLSPNNYTKAIDMWAAGCIFAEMLTGKTLFAGAHELEQMQLILESIPVVHEEDRQELLSVIPVYIRNDMTEPHKPLTQLLPGISREALDFLEQILTFSPMDRLTAEKALSHPYMSIYSFPTDEPISSHPFHIEDEVDDILLMDETHSHIYNWERYHDCQFSEHDWPIHNNFDIEEVQLDPRALSDVTDEEEVQVDPRKYLDGDREKYLEDPAFDTSYSTDPCWQYQDHHENKYCDLECSHTCNYKMRSSSYLDNLVWRESEVNHYYEPKLIIDLSNWKEQSKEKSDKKGKSKCERNGLVKAQIALEEASQQLAEKEREKNQGFDFDSFIAGTIQLSSQHEPTDVVDKLNDLNSSVSQLELKSLISKSVSQEKEEKGMANLAQLEALYQSSWDSQFVSGGEDCFLISQFCCEVRKDEQIDKENTYTSYLDRFFSRKEDAEMLETEPVEDGKLGERGNEEGFLNNNGEFLFNKQLESIGIPQFHSPVGSPLKSIQATLTPSAMKSSPQIPHKTYSSILKHLN; this comes from the coding sequence atggctgagaAATTTGAAAGTCTCATGAACATTCATGGTTTTGATCTAGGCTCTAGGTATATGGACTTAAAACCATTGGGTTGTGGAGGCAATGGCTTGGTTTTTTCTGCTGTAGACAATGACTGTGACAAAAGAGTAGCCATCAAGAAAATTGTTCTTACTGATCCCCAGAGTGTCAAACATGCTCTACGTGAAATCAAAATTATTAGAAGACTTGACCATGATAACATTGTGAAAGTGTTCGAAATTCTTGGTCCCAGTGGAAGCCAGTTAACAGATGACGTGGGCTCTCTTACTGAACTGAACAGTGTTTACATTGTTCAGGAGTACATGGAAACAGACTTGGCTAATGTGCTGGAGCAGGGCCCTTTACTGGAGGAGCATGCCAGACTTTTCATGTATCAGCTGCTACGTGGGCTCAAGTATATTCACTCTGCAAACGTACTGCACAGAGATCTCAAACCAGCTAATCTTTTCATTAATACTGAAGACTTGGTGCTGAAGATAGGTGACTTTGGTCTTGCACGGATCATGGATCCCCATTATTCCCATAAGGGTCATCTTTCTGAAGGATTGGTTACTAAATGGTACAGATCTCCACGTCTTTTACTTTCTCCTAATAATTATACTAAAGCCATTGACATGTGGGCTGCAGGCTGTATCTTTGCTGAAATGCTGACTGGTAAAACCCTCTTTGCAGGTGCACATGAACTTGAACAGATGCAGCTGATTTTAGAATCTATTCCTGTTGTACATGAGGAAGATCGACAGGAGCTTCTCAGCGTAATTCCAGTTTACATTAGAAACGACATGACTGAGCCACACAAACCTTTAACTCAGCTGCTTCCAGGAATTAGTCGAGAAGCACTGGATTTCCTGGAACAGATTTTGACATTTAGCCCCATGGATCGGTTGACAGCAGAAAAAGCACTCTCCCATCCTTACATGAGCATATATTCTTTTCCAACGGATGAGCCAATTTCAAGTCATCCTTTTCATATTGAAGATGAAGTTGATGATATTTTGCTTATGGATGAAACTCACAGTCACATTTATAACTGGGAAAGGTACCATGATTGTCAGTTTTCAGAGCATGATTGGCCTATTCATAACAACTTTGATATTGAAGAAGTTCAGCTTGACCCAAGAGCTCTGTCTGATGTCACTGATGAAGAAGAAGTACAAGTTGATCCTCGAAAATATTTGGATGGAGATCGGGAAAAGTATCTGGAGGATCCAGCTTTTGATACCAGTTACTCTACTGATCCTTGTTGGCAGTACCAAGATCATCATGAAAACAAATATTGTGATTTGGAGTGTAGCCATACTTGTAACTACAAAATGAGGTCATCATCATATTTAGATAACTTAGTTTGGAGAGAGAGTGAAGTTAATCATTATTATGAACCCAAGCTTATTATAGATCTTTCCAATTGGaaagaacaaagcaaagaaaaatctgATAAGAAAGGCAAGTCAAAATGTGAAAGGAATGGATTAGTTAAAGCCCAGATAGCTCTAGAGGAAGCATCACAGCAACTGgctgaaaaagaaagggaaaagaatcagGGATTTGACTTTGATTCCTTTATTGCGGGAACTATTCAACTTAGTTCACAACATGAGCCTACTGATGTTGTTGATAAATTAAATGACTTGAATAGCTCAGTGTCCCAACTAGAACTGAAAAGTTTGATCTCAAAATCAGTAAgccaagaaaaagaggaaaaaggaatggCAAATTTGGCTCAATTAGAAGCCTTGTACCAATCTTCTTGGGATAGCCAGTTTGTGAGTGGTGGGGAGGACTGTTTTCTCATAAGTCAGTTTTGTTGTGAGGTAAGGAAGGATGAACAAATTGACAAGGAAAACACTTACACCAGTTACTTGGACAGGTTCTTTAGCAGGAAAGAAGATGCTGAAATGCTAGAAACTGAGCCAGTAGAGGATGGGAAGCTTGGGGAGAGAGGAAATGAGGAAGGCTTTCTGAACAACAATGGGGAGTTCCTCTTTAACAAGCAGCTTGAATCCATAGGCATCCCACAGTTTCACAGTCCAGTTGGGTCACCACTTAAGTCAATACAGGCCACATTAACACCTTCTGCTATGAAATCTTCCCCTCAAATTCCTCATAAAACATACAGCAGCATTCTGAAACATCTGAACTAA